The nucleotide sequence ctcctaggcgtccaataggagcaCATGTCCTTTCAGCTAATCGGGTGACGGGATCAGACCTGCTACTTGATTGgttgggaggaggatcagtgttgcagctttgaatattcattcgctgttgtaacacaactgggtgggatcaGAGTGCACTCTCTGCGACCCAATCCCactctattttgaagcctattagagtctcTAGCTCTAAtctaatctaatcttaaaaaaaactgtccacTTTAATTCATGCAAACGGtgacctgaaaggggccggacgcatgaataTTGGGGTCAGCGATGgcaatagatagatttatgctatgcatgaatctatccattgcatatagggggtggtgAAGGGAGTAGGGGCGGTGCTCAGGTGCgcttaatggatgggccgccactgactCACATACTATCCATCTTTCTGTTTTGCATTATACCAGATGTAAGTGTCAtgacactctaaaaaaaaaaaaaaaagcttttctagGCAATGATAATAACCTAAAAGAGTGGCATCGCCAGATAACAGGAGAGACCCCAGCAGTGTCAAGGTGGTAAGGCTAATTGTAAATTCTGATTTTTGGGAACCTTATTGAAGGAAGCACAGACAAAGACATGCAggggttgatctactaaaggcaaatctattTACTTTGATTTCTTACAAAAAATGCCTTTTATAAGTGCAATAACAATTACCTTTGTGGCAATCAAAATTTTTAAAAAGCTAATGAGGGTGCCTTTCCCTATGCACCAAACGCCACTGGTATAGAActgaaagggattgtaaaggctcgtttttttcctacaaaaataacaaacatgtaatactaaCCTGCCATTTGCAGTGGAATGGCACAGGCCAgccaggatcctcctcttctagggtacctcttctctgctccttttccctccctcctgttcagtacccccacagcaagcagcttgttatgggggcacccgagctgaagaacaactccctgtgtccattcagacacggagccccgaccCGGCTATGCACGTTCTCTCCGCTGATTGGctggttgacagcagcgggagccaatgacgccactgctgtgtctcagccaatcaggaaggagaatctggATTGCTGAGAcacttatggacatcgctggacagagagggacctcaggtaagtgttaaggggtgctgaggaggctgctgcacatagaaggcttttcatcttaatgcatagaatgcattatgattaaaaaaccttctgcctttacaacccctttaacctttattaaggattttttaaataaattttaaataaataacagctTTCAAGGGAGAATTAGAATGAACAAGCGTTGGtgttgaatagggatgagctgaacacccccggtttggttcgcagcagaacatgcgaacaagcaaaaaaaattcaaacacgtgaacaccgttaaagtctatgggacacgaacatgaaaaatcaaaactgctaattttaaaggctaatactcaagttattgtcataaaaagtgacctgggtcctgccccatgggacacgtatcaatttttttgtttatttccttTCTATTAGTCTGGACATTTTCTTCAACTTTCTCTTTAAAGCTGAATGGACATCTTTATTCTTCAAGCTGTAAATCAGGGGATTTAAAATTGGGACACATGTGGTATTAAACAGGGAAGAAAGTTTATTGGAACCCAGTGTAATATATTCAACTGGTCTGAAGTATTGGTAAGACAAGGTGCCATAAAGAAGGACAATGATTGTGAGATGTGAGGAACATGTGTAGAAAGCTTTCCACCTCCCCTTGCTAGAACGTATTTTCAGTATGCTCCTTATAATGAAAACATATGATATAAAAGTGAGAACAAATGGAACAAAAGATTCCAGAATCACTCCTTCAATAATCACATAAAGTTGCAAAGCAGAGGTGTCACTGCAGGACAGCTTCATTATTGGTACAAGGTCACAGAAGAAATGGTTGACCTCCAATGATGTGTAACAACTAATGGATGACACTTTCCAAGCACAAGGCATGAtatctaatgcctcgtttccactgagcggatcggttcggtacggttcggtacggtacgcttttttgggtgtttccattatgaaagcgtgccataaaagcgaaccgtaccggaccattctgggtcctgcttcagatgtggggccatagagaatggaacggttccattagggcggacctacaaatacatctcactgattggtggacgtgctaggctttttttctaaaccttgcatggtcccggatggtccgatttgcagtggaaatgctctgcagaatagaccggtcccattctaaccgctccattctttctgacccgaaccgatccgtgcagtggaaacgaggcataagacaCCCAAAACCCAACAGACACCAGCCAGACCACAGCAGACTTTGTGGTTCATAATTACCTGGTAATGTAAAGGGTGACAGATAGCCACATAGCGGTCATAACCCATTGCTGTCAGAATTAGCAGCTCATTACATGTAAAAGATAAGAAGAAAAACATCTGCATCACACAACCAACAAAGGAAACCAATGTATTgccagtgaggaatgtaataagAGGTTTGTGAAGAGTTATTGTAGAACAAGAAACATCGAGAATGGACAGGTTGGCCAGGAAGAAGTACATTGGAGTGTGAAGATGACGATCCATACAGATCAATAAAAAAATGGTCATATTACCTCCTAGAATAAAGAGATAAATCAGCAGAACCAACAAAAAAATGGGAAGCTGTAATTCTGGGACATCAGAAATCCCTTTAATGATGAAATATGTCATTCCTGTTTTGTTGGATTCTTCCATAGTATAGAATTCTCCAGAGTGCTACATATGAAAAAATTGCATCTATTTTATTAATGCAATAGTCAGCTGTGCCATATGAGGTTGACAATTTAACGCTCAACTGAGATAAATATACAAATGCCCTCTAATTCAGTTGTACAAGGTATAATTGTTAAAATCATTAAATACATTGGGGCAAATTCACGtacctctgcgccgggcgcagcgtatctaagatacactatgccgccgtaacttatttattttattttaaatcctcaaagaatttgcggcgtaagttacggcggcgtagtgtatctctggcggcgtaagggcgcggaattcaaatggatgtaatgggggcgtgttttatgtaaatacgtcgtgacccgacgtaaacaacgtttttttttaactgcgcatgcgccgtccgtgggggtatcccagtgcgtatgctcgaaattaaaccggaaccagccaatgcttacgacggtgacgtcattatacgcaaattcctattcgcgaacgacttacgcaaacgacgtaaaaaattcaaaattgtacgcgggaacgacggccatacttaacattgagtacgcctcagaatagcagctttaactatacgccggaaaaagccgaacgcaaacgacgtaaaaacaatgcgccggacgtacgttcgtggatcgccgtaactagctaatttgcatactcgacggaccgatggactgttttcatcggacaaaccgatcgtgtgtgggccccatcgggtttgtttttcattggtgaaaaaaaaatagaacgtgttttaaattttcctatggataaaaaaaacaatagacaaaaatgatcgtctgtgtggaagtccatcggtcaaaaatccacgcatgctcagaatcaagtcgacacatgctctgaagcattgaacttcatttttctcagcacgtcgtagtgttttacgtcacagcgttttggcacggtcgcatttttgactgatggtgtgtaggcaagactgatgaaagtcagcttcatcagatatccgaagaaaaaatccatcggattagattctatcagctatccgatcgtgtgtacaaagctttaCTGTAATGATCTGCTGTGCCAAATAAAATTTGAAAGTTAATCAGCTTATATTTTCCTTCCCTCGTTTCTCCTTTACCCCTCatcttttcatctattaaatcttctgctcttgttgttttaactttggatagtatttttttttctctgccagtaaataccttatacagcccacttcctgtttcttgtctggtaaaaagcctaggcttatggcaTCATGCACGGCTCTCTAtcgctcactctctctctctcactcttgtgagagtttgccaggaaagaagtgggggatgagtcatacgagggccaatgagagctgcagagctggagctgttcctctgtgtgtctgtgtaaatctaggaagtgaacaggcagcagcttcagctgcccagaattaaaatgattgcagccagactcagtggagggagatttcagaagcatatttggcaagtacagaatcacagtatatataaaataatatgcaaagtggttggagagaagcttcagaatggcaaagatgtttttttttctaatgagcAAACTccgaaatgtatttaaaatgtcaTTATAGGCATTGTAAATCAGGCAGGACACTAAAGCATGATATACTTTACTTCCCAGCCCCGAGAATACATTACTATAAAAACCATTAACATTTATCAGTAACAGGATAGATTCTTAACATTTAGGAGGATGGAGATTACCTTGGACAGGCACCTGTGTACTTTGGCTTTACCATCTTCTTCAAACCAAGGACCCGGGGCACGATAAAGGCTTGAATAGCTGCCTATTTCCCCACAGAATAGAGAAAACCATGAAGTAAATTATGCTAATTTAATGGAGGGAGTAAAAACACAGGGGTTCAATGTAGCTGTTAAATGAGTGAAGATCACACCGTCACGTCACACCCTGCCCATTAGAACCCACAAAGCATTTGCCAaacacagcttaaccacttgcctactgtgcacatacacccccttcctgcccagacgagatttttgcttccggcactgcgttgctttaactgacaattgcgcggtcatgcgacgtggctcccaaacaaaattgacgtccttttttcccccacaaatagagctttctgttgttggtatttgatcatctgtgcggtttttattttttgggctataaacaaaaaaagagcgtaaattctgaaaaaaaccccactattttttactttttgctataataaatatcccatttttttttaaaaaaaaaatattttctcagtttaggccgatacgtattcttctacatatttttggtaaaaaaaaaaaatcgcaataacctggtttgcgcaaaagttatattgcctacaaaataggggacataatgattttttttttatttttttttactaggaatggcggcgatctgcgtttttttttcgggactgcgacacatcggacacttttgacacatttttgggaccattcacatttatacagtgaacagtgctataaatatgcattgattactgtataaatgtgactggcagggaaggggttaaccactagggggtggggaagaggttaaatgtgtgtcctgggtgtgttctaactttggggggaggggggtgactgggggaggtgaccgatctgtgtccctatgtacaagggacacagaccggtctcctctctccctgacaggacgtggagctctgtgtttacacacagagctccacgtccctgctcagttactgggcaatcgcgggtgcccggtggccaatgtgttcccagtgacgcaactgtcggaacaatagagcattccgcccgccaTCATTTGATGGCGGGcggatgttaagtggttaaaataaaaagtaaaacaaagttCTGCATCGTTATAAAACTtgataaaaaattgtatttcaaACTGTACAGTCACCAGAAGTACACACTTATCAAAATTCACACAGTTCACTTGGCATCAGCAGACGCCTCTGCTTTCTGTGCCTGGTCAGACTTTGCTTCTCCGTTCTCTGCAGCATTGGTGGAATCTTTTCCAGAGTCTTCCTTTCCTTTCTTGCCTTTGAGAGCTTTGTCAGCTTTCTTTGGAGGAGCTGCCTTCTTTGCTTTTGGCTCTTGTTTAGGTGGGGCTGGTTTAGAAGATAGCCGGGCAGATCTCCTTTGTGGTTCTTCCTTTGATTTGGACTTCTCAACCTTTGAGTCTCCGTCAGCCTTTCGTTTGGGCATTGTGATTTTGGACAGCAACGAGTGAGAGCAAGCACTTCAAAGACTTCTAGCCGTTATTTCGAGCGAATGAAaccggcaaagatgtttttattacaaattatgttactgtagttcctctttaacatgctaataacaatttttaattaaagctttttattttcatgacacactgcagtgcaaatcacatgcaatgtccgtgcattgcaatttcagccatacagatagtatggctgatattgcactgcatttggaccaaacacacacaggaccctttttttggtctgcaccagaATTGGATTACATGggtattcacacctatgcaatccaattcatgtctgaactgtcagctggcagtgcgatatgcgagctgaaatgggggtgtcgttaacattgtatgacactccccagcagttcgtattagacatgtgcacactgaaatatttttttattttccaaaaatacatttatttagttactcctgaaaattcatttttatttattttgtttgttaataaaaaatgcatttgtccgaaaagccgaattaattaaggtcaaatctgtcattgaaggcttatggtgtctgtcaaatgttctaagaagattcgatggcgcagctaaactgtacaacaccgcaattgtacatttccggtcgaatgtcctgcctacaagctatagaagaattctaatgttgtatgataataattatatttataaattattatgactagtcaaccaacattctaattcttctatagcctatgggccgagcattctACCctaaatgtacgattgtggcatcgtacagtttagctgcttagaACTTTCGGCagccaccataagccttcaatgacagattcaacgtttgtatgtttttcgctgcttcgtcgaatctttatcgttcatgtcgaatggtctacacCCAACACTGTctgtataatgttgaatcttttctctctatgtcaaatcttttctctctataatgtcaaatcttttctctctataatgttaaatctttcatctctatgtagaataatcttggactaatagttaaggttaggcacattcgaccgcagattcgatagacacagattgctattgtcactgtcatgtcgaatctcctatctatatcgaactgtgttagcaatgaaaaagaaaataaagcatttttttatgtcgattcttttggattttggattttgcgtgtttgttttagtttgttaaaacgataacgaaaatacccgatgCACTTCTCTACTTCGCATATGGAAGTGTGAACTGTCGTGCAAAtctggtgcgatgtgggaacccgcagtggattcacagggttcctgctcgcaccagtgtgaaccggccctcacTATTATTTGTGTAATTGTTATTTTCATCAAGTTCCATACTTCCATTTCACTCGTTATAATGTTCTTCAAATAGTGATGGACATGCAAATCTCCAATTCCACTTTGCTGgagctttagggccctttcacactgaacgcAGTTGGCTGCAGTTAAATGCATTTTGAACTGCACTCCAACTGCATAGACAGCCCAAAATCAAGGTTATACTTTGGGCATAGTTGCAGTgcagtttagatttttttttttaaagtacagcATGCTGCATTTTCCCCATCGCAAACGGAGGTAACACGCTAGAAATGCACTAGACCATGCATCTTTAAGCCAAGAAAGACAAGcccaaaaatgtattgaaaaaagcACTGCAAACACAGCACAAAACGCATGCAAAGCTTGATTCAAACACACTTCAAATGCATGTAAACATGCAGTCAAAACAAGCAGTTATGTGCagtttctggtgtgaatgggctcttacagCACAGACAAAGTTATAATATGGGTTATTCACTTGGGTTAGTATTAGTAAATGCACTTGTGATCTTACCTAAACAGAAACATTGTGCATGTGCTTGCCTGACAACAAATTCCCATATAAATAGTTAAATATAAATCTGGGAATAGACTTAATCCAAGCTAATTAAAACCCTTGAGAATGTCTTAACTAGAATGTACAGTTTCCAATTATAGATTTCTATTATTTAGAAGAATATTCATTAgtgttttaataaaatgttttcaaCAAAACTCCCACGAAAATAACAAGATAAAATTGAATATATCAATAGATAGAATCACAAAACCAGCTTTGGCTGCAATAACCATAAGATTTCCCCTCCAGTACTTTTTTCCCCAATTAGATGTCTGATGGCAACTcctgcctgtgactggacagtgaaagtagAAGCAGCACAATGATGAGCTTTTCTCTCTGTTGtttcggctgtgattggacacagctgatcacatggttaaagagccccgTCATTGGCTCTTAACAGAGATCGGGGTGACGCCTTGTCCTAGAAACATGGCCCGGCCACAATCATCGTGCTGCATGCCCCTGTGGTCGTGCAAGAGCAGCCATTCTGGggcgccgtcatatgacatccttctaGAACGAGAGCCATACTGctcctccgtcatttgacggtgggtgggcggcaagtggttaaattatattTAGGGTAACACTAACTACACAGTTAGAGGTTTTTTTGAATGTTCGTTGAAAAATTGTTCATCAGAACAATCCATCTTGTCATCATGGAGTCAACTAATTTCATTCACAACAGGTCTGGGTCTGGTGTGGTGTTAATCAGGGTGGTAATTCAAAATTTCTTACAATTTCATGCAGATCTGCTATTTAAATGGAATCCCAGACatattaaatgggttgtaaaacctcctgtgatgcagcaACCCTCCagtgccccccttttacttacatgATCGTGGTCTTTCCAGCAATGGggatgagcacaccagctccagccggtctctcgggtcctgattggatagattgatagcagcgcagccattggctcctgctactgtcaatcaaatcccatGATTCAGGACCCGAGGGTggggcagagtcctgctgtctgtgtcaatggacgcagtagcaggacacaggagcatgcctgcaccaatggggcactcgagaggaggaggagccaggaccaccactgagggaccccagaagaggaggatctcttgcactttgtgcaaaaccaactgcacagaggaggtaagtaaagGTACgtttaaagaaataaaacaaaaaaaaaacaggtttcaTTACAATATGCACAATTTTTCCAGAACAAAAACCACATTCACAGTGAGAATGTTCTTTGTTCTTGAAATATATTTCACCCTGCTTCTTTGAATTTTTCTATCAAAGCAGTTAAAAACAAAAGTTGATTTGACACCAATATTGAGATTTAAACAAGTGTTCCAAAAATAGAAATTCTGAACAAAATTCTACTGGTGTGTGGCTAGCTAAACCCTTTCCCTTTCAGTGGGTTTATACACCTGGAGGGCGGGACAGACTtcctgatcactgtgattggctgtcacagtggtcagatGATTGGGCGTCTGTcccaccagctccccatcataACAAGGGACTAGGGGCTGTGTATGACACTATATCCTTTATCGGATATTCCGtcggaatttagaaagagaacacgttctcttttttctgacggaaaaaaattctattggaaattctgttcgtctgtagggaactccgacggagaaaaaaaacacgcatgctcagaatcaagtcgacgctcttgacggtcggaatttggtgtgacagtgtgtatggaagacagcttgaacggaattcatgACATGCTTGTAGAGTGGGTTaacaggcatggtgggtgtaatgcaagatgaaatgATGGGCACCAGTCATTTTTTGAATGTGGGAGAGcgagttagggccaggacacactTAGGTAGATGCAATGGTAATTGACAGACTCCGAGAcactataggtagacagctatacagggaAAGGCCTCCATCCGGAATACCacgtctgtataggtaggaccgctgtctcctatggcaactgaaTTTGTAACAGTCACTATAAGTAGTCGTACATAACACAGAATAGTTCTTACCAGTTCTTATCTCACAGTATTCCACTGTAGGtcttcactcactgagctcccagactctcactagacttccagaGCCCAGTCGTCACCAGATCTCCTGAGCTTTTCCACAGCTAACCCGAtgtatactcctcaagcgtcacccctgctaaCCCACTGGGTCTTTGGATTGGCACTTGCTGAAGCTTTCCCATTTTTTCACCATCCCTAgctggtgagaagactgctctcTCTTACTTGCTCGAGCTTACAGTAGTCTCCggtaataaggtggatggtcccttagtggcaactGCTTCCCCTTTACCCCTGACCACAATTGGTTCCCCGTCCAATTGAACCTTCACAACACggttggactccaatcctgcagtccaAACCTTGTCCTGCTCCTAGCAATCCAGggcgacataacacacgtccacctagacagccgtccaggtggcacagtaCCCCGATCACTTGACTCCACCCAAACAAATAGGCTTTCCCAACAGGCCAAGGAACTtaagaaacccctgccaattggctgagacaccccattcattcaTAATCTGAACTTGCTATGCCCTTGTCGGTCTAATGTCACCAGCCACATTGCCACCTTGTGACAGAAGAGAAAacgtgcagcaattccagaaataGAGAAGAATCAACTTCTATCAATTAGCCAGGACAATTATAACCTGGTAAACGAAATTTGCAAGCAAACCTGCcttaacaccagggtgctacatctaaAATGTCTTGTGTATTTAAAATACTATTGTGTAGTGCTATGTAATGGCTTGACTAATGATGATTGATAAATACAGCTTAAAGAAATGATTAATTCCATATATACACAGCATAGTAATCCATTTGCCTTTATAATGGCCATACCCTTGGTAAGGCAATAAGTTGTGGTATTAACTAactttctttgttccccccactgCATAAAGAAACAAGTATGATAAGACAAACAGTCCATAGAGTCACACCATCCAATGGTTCAAAAGCAGTGAAAGACGTCAGTTTTATCCTTTATTTCAGCTTGTATTCTTAGCAGGCATTTATTGTTGTGCGGATCATTTATTTTGCAAGTCgtgaaaataatgacagcaaaggTCGTCACTATGGAACAGTTAACAAACAGTTAACAAACATAAAAAGTAACAATGGGTCATTATCACTATATATTTGCACAGCTTATCCAAATCATTACTCTTTAGCAGCCTAAACTACAGgtaggtcttaaagtggttgtaaacccttacaatccactttttgctacaggtaagcctataataaggcttacctgtagcgaCCCTgggtatctcctaaacctgcacggtttagcagatgtcccctgcatgtgccaacgttattggcacatgcgcactgaagcaatggagTGACgtaatcgcggctccagccaatcacagcgtcggGGCCCgtggtacccggaagtaactccgggaccaATGTCGCTGGCTGGTGCTGTGTACAGGCACCGCAGTGGGGACTTCGCTCTCACGTgattattacataatgagctagtatgcagctcATTAGTAATGCATCAGCTACGGCTGACGCGTTACTCCCACAAACTACTGGGCACTTTATTACTGTCACTCACCACTAATACAGGGGGATTTTTTACTCTCACTGACCACTGACAAAAGGGGGCatttattgctcccactgaccaaTGACGTAGGGACATCTTTTGCTCCCAGTTACCATCAACACTTGGGCATTTTTAATTTTAACTGACCACAGTCCTGCCCCAAAACAGTGTGGCAGACTTTTTGGGGATCCCTGTAGTAAGCAATATTTAACAGCATGTTACAACACTCTCTTCAGGGATTTCCAGGGAAGTGGGGCATATTGTAGCTTTTGAACATCTGACACCAGGACAACTACCAAGCTAAGTTTTGAATAGAGCAAGGGTTAATGGGACCCCAGAGGCCTAAAAGACCAAGAAAAAATAAGGGGCAgagggactatatcggtactagaTGAGAACAATTAGAAAGGAGTTGTAGTAAGGGTAAAAGATATAAATCAGTTTATTTAACATAGTATCAAAAAAAACAGGAGacacacataaatataaaatacatcaaaaacagtGGTATAAAATGGTAGACATATTGTACGACCAACCGCCCCAATCACCGAGATGGAATAGACCCTAGACGAAGGGTGGCGGTGAAACGAAGGGGGTCATACAAGTCAAAATCTCTACTATTTTCGCATCGATAGatgcttcgtcaggagaatttcTGTACAAAGAACAACCACTCGCTAGGGAGCCAAGGGCCAGCCGTGGAGCAAAATTCTCGCACGGCAACCAGGATGGAGGGAGGGCCCGACTGCAGAGGGAGATCTGTATTGGCTGTGTAGAAATATTCAGGTAAAAGGGGCCCTAGGACCTATGTGAAGGTTCGCGGCAAATACTCAAGAGCCGTACAAAAAGTGTTTATTAAGGTTCAAGTATAAACAGGGTAAAAaaatgataagcgcttcaaatgtGTGATGTGGATCACAACAAAGGTATAAATATTGAACGTATTGTGCACAAACGAAATAAGTGACTTTACTCAAGTGATGCAGAGTGAGTCCCAACTATAAATAGTGCAAAGGTGTAAACCTCTATGCACCTAGATGCATCTGAAAGCACAGtgatgtgcaaaaaataaatgataaaaaatcaAAGTAAAGTGATGATATAACAGTCTATAAGAAGATGATGAAATGATGTTCTGAACTGTTGATTTCTTCACTTAGAGAATGGTTAATATCCACACAGGTACCGTAGTACCCTTACCTTAAAGGTGCTATATATAGGCATATAGTGCTGTCTCTCCAGAACTCGAGTCTCGCCTATCCCAGGGGTAATTACTCGGGCTGCTCAGACTGCTGTGTGCTCAGACTGCTGTATACTTCCGATGGATCCGATGGCTCAGTATTCAAAATCGGGAATGCAGAGAGGAGAGTAGAAAACAaatgcctccaatggtgtagtagatTTTAAATCCAGAGAAAGTTTATTGCACCCAAAAAAAttgcacagaaaataaaaaagaaatta is from Rana temporaria chromosome 9, aRanTem1.1, whole genome shotgun sequence and encodes:
- the LOC120914421 gene encoding non-histone chromosomal protein HMG-17-like — translated: MPKRKADGDSKVEKSKSKEEPQRRSARLSSKPAPPKQEPKAKKAAPPKKADKALKGKKGKEDSGKDSTNAAENGEAKSDQAQKAEASADAK
- the LOC120914529 gene encoding olfactory receptor 150-like codes for the protein MEESNKTGMTYFIIKGISDVPELQLPIFLLVLLIYLFILGGNMTIFLLICMDRHLHTPMYFFLANLSILDVSCSTITLHKPLITFLTGNTLVSFVGCVMQMFFFLSFTCNELLILTAMGYDRYVAICHPLHYQVIMNHKVCCGLAGVCWVLGALDIMPCAWKVSSISCYTSLEVNHFFCDLVPIMKLSCSDTSALQLYVIIEGVILESFVPFVLTFISYVFIIRSILKIRSSKGRWKAFYTCSSHLTIIVLLYGTLSYQYFRPVEYITLGSNKLSSLFNTTCVPILNPLIYSLKNKDVHSALKRKLKKMSRLIERK